CCGCCGGCCCCAGCGCTCCGTGTAGTAGACGTCGGTGAGCGCCGGTTTGGCGGGCGCGCCGCCGGCAGCGGCCGCGGCATGGCCGATCGCGAGCACTCCGAAGGGGAGGACGACCGCCTCCTCGGGCACGCCGAGGGCGGCGGCGAGGCCGGCCGGGCGGCACGCCGTGATCGTCGCCCCCAGGCCGGCGTCGATGGCGGCGAGCATGGCGGCGGCGACACCCATCATCGCCTCGCCGGCGAGTGCGCCGGCGACCGGGAACTCCCGCCCGGGGCCGGCGGCGACGAGCTCCAGGAGGGCACCGTGCCGGGCCGCGTCGATGAGCCCGCGCTCGACGAGGTCGGCGACGTTGCGTCGGTAGTTGGCCTCCCACCAGGCGGGCTGCACCGTCCAGACCACGAGGGCGGCGGCCTCCTCGACGTAGTGCTGCGACAGCAGCGCCTCGAAGATCGCGGGCCAGCGCTCCGGGTCGCGGTCGCGCCGGAGGAGGACGATGGCGCGCCAGTCGTAGGTGTTGCCGGCGTGCGGC
The nucleotide sequence above comes from Candidatus Dormiibacterota bacterium. Encoded proteins:
- a CDS encoding nitroreductase family protein: MAELRDLLENRRSTRRFDPDRDIPGEVLAAVLQAPLAMPHAGNTYDWRAIVLLRRDRDPERWPAIFEALLSQHYVEEAAALVVWTVQPAWWEANYRRNVADLVERGLIDAARHGALLELVAAGPGREFPVAGALAGEAMMGVAAAMLAAIDAGLGATITACRPAGLAAALGVPEEAVVLPFGVLAIGHAAAAAGGAPAKPALTDVYYTERWGRRLALPS